DNA sequence from the Shewanella piezotolerans WP3 genome:
AAAACGTTCAGTTAGGAACGTTACCGCAACCAACGCTATCGCAACAGGGTATACCGTCATCAATACTGGGATACTGATACTAATAAGCTGAGAAAGACCAACGTTAGCGATCGTTGCGCAAATAACGCTTAATAGCACAACAAATCGGCGGTATGAGATCTTAGGTAATAGCTCATTAAAGAACTCACTACAGGCGCTAATAAGGCCTACAGCTGTGGTTAAACAAGCTAAGGTTACGACCGTCGCTAATAACACCAAACCTGTTGTACCAAATTCATGAGTGACATAGTTAGTTAAAATCACACCACCATTCTTAGCACCTGCGGCTAAATCGCCTGCTGTAGCACCTAAGTAAAATAATGCGATATAAACAAATGCTAGACCCGCTGCAGCTATAAGAGCCGCTTTCACTAAATAGCCAGTCTGTGCTTTAGGTTCTGTGATGCCTTTTTTGCGCAAAATGTCGATAATTAAAATACCGAAAATGAGCGAGGCTAAAGTATCCATAGTGTTATAGCCTTCCAATATCCCTTTCGTTAACGGGTTGGTTTGGTAGTCACCAACAGCCGCTTCGACAGGGCTACCTGGAAGGATAATTACCGTTGCCGCAAGACCGACAAGCAATAATATAAGAATAGGCGTTAATACCTTACCTACGTTATCAAGTAGCTTCCCTGGGTACAGTGCAAATACCATAGAGATACCAAAAAAGACCAGCGTATAGATAAGTTGAGCTGTGGTGAAGGTAATTCCCGCAAGTACAAAGGTTGCATCAGCATTGTCTAAAAATGGCTTAAAGCCCACTTCGAATGCTACTAACCCTGTTCTTGGCGCGGCGAAAGCTGGGCCAATGATAATAAAAATAGCCAC
Encoded proteins:
- the brnQ gene encoding branched-chain amino acid transport system II carrier protein — translated: MRHKVQNNQMSIADTLGLGFMTFAFFLGAGNLIFPPLAGFLAGENMTLAMLGFLVTAVGLPLITLIAVAKANGKIMDLLPPIAATTLAVAIFIIIGPAFAAPRTGLVAFEVGFKPFLDNADATFVLAGITFTTAQLIYTLVFFGISMVFALYPGKLLDNVGKVLTPILILLLVGLAATVIILPGSPVEAAVGDYQTNPLTKGILEGYNTMDTLASLIFGILIIDILRKKGITEPKAQTGYLVKAALIAAAGLAFVYIALFYLGATAGDLAAGAKNGGVILTNYVTHEFGTTGLVLLATVVTLACLTTAVGLISACSEFFNELLPKISYRRFVVLLSVICATIANVGLSQLISISIPVLMTVYPVAIALVAVTFLTERFAKPEAAHRIVLSVALFFGIIDGIKAAGVDVSVFNFMPLHAEGMAWLLPTAIAIVACLMMKKQQATAAVS